The DNA segment CATGCGCGTTTCTTTGGGTCGTCTTTGGGGCTCCcggctgttgttggtgttgatgCTCTGCCTAAATAGCTGGATGTCAGTGGGTTCCATCAATTGCCAGCCTTGTAAATTGCTAGAGGCGCGCAAAGCACATGCAAATGAAACGCCGAACAATTTCAATGATACGGCTGCTATAGCAAAacattgaaaacaacaaagaacaaCGAAAAAATATACGAATAATTTGAGAGCGAGGTGTGCGGGGCGcaactgtttttgttttcaagtgGAATCACActcaaacagacaaacaatcATTCCCACTTGTTGACTAATTAGCAATACTGACGCATACCCGGAGAGTACTCGACTTTTCCACACAATacaattgctttgctttacgTTTGAGGCTCAGTACAAACTCAACGCTTCGCACAGCCGCAACGTCGTAAGAGAATCTCGGAGAAATTCTTTTCTTGtatagaaattataattaccaAAGATGAGGtctttgaatttgtttgctttgctgctgcttgtgcttGCCATCTTCTTGGGTCACTTGGGTCAATCTGAGGCCAGCTTTTGTCCCTGCAATCTGAAGGAGAAGGGCAAGGTGTGCGGCTCCAATGGCGTTACCTACACAAATCGCTGTGAATTCGAGTGCACACAGCGGGATTACAAGAAGCTGGGACGCACTCTGAACATTCGGAGCATGGGAGATTGTGCTTAGTGAATaactttttgattttgcttgTTCAAGTCGCGTGTATTTATAAtctcattaaaatattaatgtattcTTATTgctttgtttcgttttgttttgttttacttcCTATTGCAAAAAGAAACCTGTTAGAGATCCAAGTATACGCAACAAACGTGTTTTGCACAGACGTTTTTGACCT comes from the Drosophila sulfurigaster albostrigata strain 15112-1811.04 chromosome 2L, ASM2355843v2, whole genome shotgun sequence genome and includes:
- the LOC133850043 gene encoding uncharacterized protein LOC133850043, whose product is MTLFSEFSLKIGFAMRVSLGRLWGSRLLLVLMLCLNSWMSVGSINCQPCKLLEARKAHANETPNNFNDTAAIAKH
- the LOC133850042 gene encoding uncharacterized protein LOC133850042, whose translation is MRSLNLFALLLLVLAIFLGHLGQSEASFCPCNLKEKGKVCGSNGVTYTNRCEFECTQRDYKKLGRTLNIRSMGDCA